A genomic stretch from Psilocybe cubensis strain MGC-MH-2018 chromosome 1, whole genome shotgun sequence includes:
- a CDS encoding Pre-mRNA-splicing factor SPF27 → MASESTSIVSEIFDSLPYYDDDLQKYPYLKEKVDQEIARELKATQTLHPRVPPPVTLFADNPLLRAELERVAANKPFPQLDTLRYTLPSPSSTPASDAEWKSALDNAHAQLQHQRLRQQNLALLQTYGANAYRIQNYLLEATAKRTEKALEELQQLTVDVNRERKNTQDRLGKQITALETRWTELISSVLQIEMANVALDAEVERLNKKEAELAEL, encoded by the exons ATGGCTTCAGAATCTACCTCAATCGTCTCAGAGATCTTCGACTCATTGCCCTATTATGATGACGACCTTCAAAAATATCCCTACTTGAAAGAGAAAGTCGATCAAGAAATAGCCCGCGAACTGAAAGCTACACAAACACTTCACCCGCGCGTGCCTCCACCTGTTACATTATTTGCT GACAATCCTCTTCTAAGAGCAGAACTTGAGCGTGTCGCAGCGAACAAACCATTCCCCCAGCTAGACACTTTGCGTTATACATTACCATCACCGTCATCCACACCTGCGTCTGATGCAGAGTGGAAATCTGCTCTAGATAATGCACATGCACAACTTCAACATCAACGGCTGAG GCAACAAAATCTGGCGTTGCTTCAAACTTACGGAGCCAATGCCTATCGAATACAAAACTACCTGCTGGAAGCTACGGCGAAACGTACCGAAAAAGCTCTTGAAGAGCTTCAACAATTGACCGTTGATGTTAATCGTGAACGCAAAAACACTCAG GATCGACTCGGCAAGCAAATAACTGCATTGGAGACACGTTGGACAGAACTTATTTCAAGTGTACTCCAAATTGAAATGGCAAACGTTGCTTTGGATGCTGAGGTGGAGAGGTTGAACAAGAAAGAGGCCGAGCTTGCCGAACTCTGA